A section of the Leptotrichia sp. HSP-342 genome encodes:
- the pheT gene encoding phenylalanine--tRNA ligase subunit beta: MLISLNWLKQYIDLDGIEINEMENALTMIGQEVEKIEVLGENLENVVTAHIVEKEMHPDSDHLTICKVDNGKEILQVVCGASNHKAGDKVVLAQVGAKLTEDFVIKKGKIRGVESNGMLCSEEELNIGKDSDGIMILPQDTPAGIPMKEYLGINDTVFELEITPNRPDCLSHIGIARELGAYYGKEVKYPSFVINTESSEKTADNISVEISDSNLAKRYVARIIKNVTVKESPKWLKERVESIGIRSINNIVDASNFVMMELNQPNHAFDLDKIEGGKIVVRAGLENEKLVTLDEQERELNSDDIVISDGVKAVALGGVMGGENSQITENTKNILLEVANFNSQNVRKTSRRLTLSSDSSYRFERRVDEENAINVINRLANLIQEVAGGEILTGAVDNYPVPYEKKSAELNFERLNRFVGKVIPRETVIGILTRLEIEVVNNGETLTLTAPSYRDDLENEQDYFEEIIRMYGFDNIENILPKLDISEQPVIDTTKLSTQVKLIAANAGLKEVINYSFVPKDAMEKIKYTVAQEKLIDVLKPITEDFVTLRPTLLYSLIKNAKDNINRNVANIRFFEVSRTFEKAEELAKEEVKLGIILAGENDKTLWNPKPVPYDFYDLKGIVEEIFTQLKFNNYMIKRSEQSQLHPGRSVDVFVGRELIGSFGEIHPDVLENFDLGKTSVLVGEFNIDLVQKYIGKKANYQGIVKYPAVPRDFAFVMKEEILVGDVLKTIQKVDKKIEKVELFDIYQGVGVLPGMKSVAISVVLRDKSKTLEEKEIVDISNKIVAKVEKDYGAVLRQ; this comes from the coding sequence ATGCTGATTTCGTTGAACTGGTTAAAGCAGTATATAGATTTAGATGGAATAGAAATAAATGAAATGGAGAATGCCCTTACTATGATTGGGCAGGAAGTGGAAAAAATCGAAGTGCTGGGGGAAAACTTGGAAAATGTTGTAACGGCACATATTGTTGAAAAGGAGATGCATCCTGATTCGGATCATTTGACGATTTGTAAAGTAGATAATGGGAAGGAAATTTTGCAGGTTGTATGTGGTGCATCTAATCATAAGGCTGGGGACAAGGTTGTTTTAGCACAGGTTGGAGCAAAACTGACTGAAGACTTTGTTATTAAAAAAGGGAAGATAAGAGGTGTGGAATCAAATGGAATGCTTTGTTCAGAAGAAGAACTGAATATTGGTAAGGATTCTGACGGGATTATGATTTTACCTCAAGATACACCTGCTGGAATACCAATGAAGGAATATTTGGGAATTAATGATACTGTGTTTGAGCTGGAAATTACGCCAAACCGTCCTGACTGTTTATCGCATATTGGGATTGCAAGAGAACTGGGGGCTTATTACGGGAAGGAAGTAAAATATCCTAGTTTTGTGATAAATACTGAAAGTAGCGAAAAAACAGCTGACAATATTTCGGTTGAAATTTCAGACAGCAATTTGGCAAAAAGATATGTGGCTAGAATTATTAAAAATGTAACGGTTAAAGAAAGTCCAAAATGGCTTAAGGAAAGAGTAGAATCTATTGGAATTAGAAGTATTAATAATATTGTAGATGCTTCAAATTTTGTGATGATGGAACTTAATCAGCCTAATCATGCTTTTGACCTTGATAAAATTGAAGGTGGAAAGATTGTTGTGAGAGCAGGGCTTGAAAATGAAAAACTGGTTACGCTTGATGAGCAGGAAAGAGAATTAAATAGTGATGATATCGTAATTTCGGATGGAGTGAAAGCCGTAGCACTTGGTGGTGTAATGGGCGGAGAAAATTCACAAATTACTGAAAATACAAAAAATATCCTTTTAGAAGTGGCAAACTTTAACTCGCAAAATGTGAGAAAAACTTCAAGAAGATTGACTTTATCAAGTGATTCTTCATATAGATTTGAAAGAAGAGTGGACGAGGAAAATGCGATTAATGTGATAAATAGACTTGCAAATTTGATTCAGGAAGTAGCAGGTGGAGAAATATTGACTGGAGCTGTTGACAATTATCCTGTTCCTTATGAGAAAAAATCTGCTGAACTTAATTTTGAAAGACTGAACCGTTTCGTTGGGAAAGTAATTCCTCGTGAAACTGTTATTGGAATTTTGACTAGACTTGAAATCGAAGTTGTGAATAATGGAGAAACTTTGACATTAACTGCACCAAGTTACCGTGACGATTTGGAAAATGAGCAGGACTACTTTGAAGAAATTATCAGAATGTATGGTTTTGACAATATCGAAAACATTTTACCAAAACTGGATATTAGTGAACAGCCAGTTATTGACACAACAAAACTTTCTACGCAGGTAAAACTTATTGCAGCAAATGCAGGACTTAAGGAAGTTATCAACTACAGCTTTGTTCCAAAAGATGCGATGGAAAAAATAAAATATACAGTTGCACAGGAAAAACTGATTGATGTGTTAAAACCAATTACAGAGGATTTTGTAACATTGCGTCCGACATTGCTTTACAGCCTTATCAAAAACGCAAAGGACAACATTAACAGAAATGTTGCAAATATCAGATTCTTTGAAGTGAGCAGAACTTTTGAAAAAGCCGAAGAATTGGCAAAAGAAGAAGTTAAATTGGGAATAATTCTGGCTGGAGAAAACGACAAGACATTGTGGAATCCAAAACCTGTTCCTTACGATTTTTACGATTTGAAGGGAATTGTAGAAGAAATTTTTACACAGCTTAAATTCAATAACTATATGATAAAACGTTCAGAACAAAGCCAGTTGCATCCTGGACGTTCAGTTGATGTATTTGTTGGTCGTGAATTAATTGGAAGTTTTGGAGAAATTCATCCAGATGTGCTGGAAAACTTTGACTTAGGGAAAACATCAGTTCTAGTTGGAGAATTTAACATTGACTTGGTTCAGAAATATATCGGTAAAAAGGCAAATTATCAAGGAATTGTAAAATATCCAGCTGTGCCAAGAGATTTTGCATTCGTTATGAAGGAAGAAATCCTAGTTGGAGATGTCTTAAAAACAATCCAGAAAGTTGACAAGAAAATAGAAAAAGTGGAACTGTTCGATATTTATCAAGGTGTCGGAGTACTGCCAGGAATGAAGAGTGTGGCAATCAGCGTAGTTCTAAGAGATAAGAGCAAAACACTGGAAGAAAAAGAAATTGTAGATATTTCCAATAAAATTGTAGCTAAAGTTGAGAAGGATTATGGTGCGGTTTTAAGACAATAG
- a CDS encoding DUF4825 domain-containing protein — MKNKKFEIIALLILCVIFTACGKSQNSNKNTYEYKTKYVGDNSKVMNILSNLKYPKETSYNSVQILSEKEPYGVLVKLNINSGKIPEKNEFLKNSAVLFALIENLSFVKYEDISNNKIIAEFTRDEIDNYLKAEVNKNTKEIGSSEKEFVKYLNK; from the coding sequence ATGAAAAATAAAAAGTTTGAAATAATAGCTTTATTAATATTATGTGTTATTTTTACAGCATGTGGTAAATCACAAAATTCTAATAAAAATACTTATGAATATAAAACAAAATATGTGGGTGACAATTCTAAAGTAATGAATATTTTATCAAATTTAAAATATCCCAAGGAAACAAGTTATAATTCTGTACAAATTTTGTCGGAAAAAGAGCCTTATGGAGTACTTGTTAAATTAAATATAAATTCTGGAAAAATTCCTGAAAAAAATGAGTTTCTTAAAAATTCGGCTGTGTTATTTGCTTTAATTGAAAATTTATCATTTGTGAAATATGAAGATATTTCAAATAATAAAATTATAGCCGAATTTACTAGAGATGAAATTGATAATTACTTGAAGGCTGAAGTGAATAAAAATACTAAAGAAATTGGGAGCAGCGAAAAAGAATTTGTAAAATATTTGAACAAATAA
- a CDS encoding GNAT family N-acetyltransferase, translating to MKIRRFEEKDAKKVSELIVETLRKTNIKDYSADTIENYVNNFQPENVLKRASWTHFYVAEEKGNIIGCGAIAPYWDKVDESSLFTIFISPEHQGKGIGQKIIETLEKDEYFLRAKRIEVPASITAVPFYKKMGYSCKNGINKADDEGIVRMEKFRKDKER from the coding sequence ATGAAAATACGCAGATTTGAAGAAAAAGACGCTAAAAAAGTATCTGAATTAATTGTAGAAACATTGCGGAAAACAAATATAAAAGATTATTCTGCTGATACAATAGAAAATTATGTAAATAATTTCCAGCCTGAAAATGTTCTTAAAAGAGCCTCGTGGACACATTTTTATGTTGCCGAAGAAAAGGGCAATATTATTGGATGTGGAGCAATTGCACCATATTGGGATAAAGTTGATGAAAGTTCTTTATTTACTATTTTTATCTCGCCTGAACATCAGGGAAAGGGAATAGGACAAAAAATTATTGAAACATTGGAAAAAGATGAATATTTTTTAAGAGCCAAAAGAATCGAGGTACCTGCGTCCATTACAGCTGTCCCGTTTTATAAGAAAATGGGATATAGTTGCAAAAATGGAATAAACAAAGCAGATGATGAAGGAATTGTAAGAATGGAAAAATTTAGAAAAGATAAAGAGAGATAA
- the mnmE gene encoding tRNA uridine-5-carboxymethylaminomethyl(34) synthesis GTPase MnmE, whose amino-acid sequence MLFDTIAAISTPKGEGGIAIIRISGDKSFEILDKIFIKKNPNADLGFYKLNYGFIKDGEKIVDEVMAVRLKAPKSYTCEDIVEINCHGGTLVSEKVLELVLRNGARHAESGEFTKRAFMNGRIDLSQAEAVMDIIQGKTEKSVSLSLDQLRGDLRDKVNEFKKALLDITAHVNVVLDYPEEGIDDPLPVELRDNLERVYEEANRLIDSYDTGKKIKEGIKTVIVGKPNVGKSTLLNALLHEERAIVTHIAGTTRDVIEEIINIKGIPLVLVDTAGIRKTDDIVENIGVEKSKQFIEKADLVLLVLDASKELENEDIEVINQIKENKKKVIVLLNKIDLNKKINLEGYNLENIVEISAKDNIGIEDMQEKIYSYIVEEDVENSSEKLIITNIRHKTALEKTKDAIRNVFETIDMGLPMDLISVDLKEALDSLSEITGEISSEDILDHVFGNFCVGK is encoded by the coding sequence ATGTTGTTTGATACAATTGCGGCGATTTCCACTCCAAAAGGTGAAGGCGGGATTGCCATAATAAGAATATCCGGCGATAAATCATTTGAAATACTGGACAAAATATTTATTAAAAAAAACCCAAATGCTGATTTGGGTTTTTATAAATTAAATTATGGATTTATCAAGGATGGAGAAAAAATAGTAGATGAAGTAATGGCTGTAAGGCTAAAAGCTCCAAAAAGCTATACTTGTGAAGATATTGTGGAAATAAATTGCCACGGTGGAACACTTGTTTCGGAAAAAGTGCTTGAACTTGTGTTAAGAAATGGAGCAAGACATGCTGAAAGTGGTGAATTTACAAAGCGAGCATTTATGAATGGACGTATAGACTTGTCACAGGCTGAGGCGGTTATGGATATTATTCAGGGAAAAACAGAAAAGAGCGTATCACTGTCGCTTGATCAGTTAAGAGGGGACTTGCGTGATAAAGTTAATGAATTTAAAAAGGCTTTGCTAGATATTACAGCACATGTGAATGTGGTGCTGGATTATCCTGAAGAAGGGATTGACGATCCGTTGCCGGTAGAACTTAGAGATAATCTCGAAAGAGTATATGAAGAAGCAAATCGGTTAATTGACTCGTATGACACAGGGAAAAAAATAAAAGAGGGAATAAAGACAGTTATTGTGGGAAAACCAAATGTTGGGAAATCGACATTGCTAAATGCTCTGCTTCATGAAGAGCGTGCCATTGTAACGCATATTGCTGGGACTACGAGAGATGTTATTGAGGAAATAATCAATATAAAAGGAATTCCCTTGGTTCTGGTTGATACAGCAGGAATTAGAAAAACTGATGACATTGTGGAAAATATTGGTGTAGAAAAGTCTAAGCAGTTTATTGAAAAGGCTGATCTGGTGCTTCTTGTACTGGATGCTTCAAAGGAGCTGGAAAATGAGGATATAGAAGTTATAAATCAGATAAAAGAAAATAAAAAGAAAGTTATAGTATTATTGAATAAGATTGATTTAAATAAAAAAATTAATCTTGAAGGATATAACTTGGAAAATATTGTTGAAATCTCAGCAAAGGACAATATTGGAATTGAAGATATGCAAGAAAAAATCTATTCATACATTGTGGAAGAAGATGTGGAAAACTCATCAGAAAAACTAATAATTACAAATATTCGTCACAAAACTGCACTTGAGAAAACAAAAGATGCAATAAGAAATGTTTTTGAAACAATAGATATGGGACTTCCTATGGACTTAATTTCTGTGGATTTGAAAGAAGCTCTAGATTCACTTTCAGAGATTACTGGAGAAATATCGTCTGAGGATATTTTAGATCATGTGTTTGGAAATTTTTGTGTTGGAAAATAG
- a CDS encoding PTS system mannose/fructose/sorbose family transporter subunit IID: MGPLAGVGDPIFWGTIRIVLAALGASFAMNNGNLAGPIMFFLGINIARFLTRWYGLKYGYEKGTEIVGDMEGGVLQKLTQGASILGLFVMGSLVSKWTSINVPLVLSKYTNQAGEEVVITVQSILNDLLPGLLPLLLTFGCMHLLKKKVNPIWIIFGFFIIGIVGFWLGILK, encoded by the coding sequence ATGGGACCACTTGCTGGAGTAGGAGATCCTATTTTTTGGGGTACAATACGTATAGTATTAGCGGCTCTTGGAGCTTCTTTTGCAATGAATAATGGAAATTTAGCAGGACCAATAATGTTTTTCTTGGGAATAAATATAGCGAGATTTTTAACAAGATGGTATGGACTAAAATATGGATATGAAAAAGGGACAGAAATCGTTGGAGATATGGAAGGTGGAGTTCTTCAAAAATTAACTCAAGGAGCTTCTATATTGGGACTTTTCGTAATGGGATCATTAGTTTCAAAATGGACTTCAATAAACGTTCCATTAGTGCTATCTAAATATACTAATCAGGCAGGAGAAGAAGTTGTAATTACAGTTCAAAGTATATTAAATGATTTATTACCTGGGTTATTACCATTATTACTTACATTTGGATGTATGCACTTGTTAAAGAAAAAAGTAAATCCTATTTGGATAATTTTTGGGTTCTTTATAATAGGAATAGTAGGATTCTGGTTAGGAATTTTGAAATAA
- the pheS gene encoding phenylalanine--tRNA ligase subunit alpha, with protein MLDKLAHLKEEVLAKLKEVENLEELNDLRVKILGKKGEFTAIMKGMADIAAEKRAEFGKVTNEIKNVLQNRFEEVNTDLKEIAKQQRLKNETIDVTLPGRKANVGSLHPLTKTVMEIKDIVSTMGFDIVDGPEVEYVKYNFDALNIPKTHPSREISDTFYIEEENVVLRTQTSGMQIRYMEDRKPPFRMISIGKVYRPDYDVSHTPMFHQMEGLMVGEDVSFANFKAILENIVKKIFGEDRKVRFRPHFFPFTEPSAEMDVECGVCKGAGCRVCKGTGWLEILGSGMVNPKVLEGVGIDPKKYQGFAFGLGLERITMLKYGIDDLRAFFENDERFLNQF; from the coding sequence ATGTTAGACAAATTGGCACACTTGAAAGAAGAAGTGTTAGCAAAACTTAAAGAGGTGGAAAATCTTGAGGAGCTGAATGACCTGAGAGTTAAGATATTGGGGAAAAAAGGGGAATTTACAGCTATTATGAAGGGAATGGCTGATATTGCGGCTGAAAAGCGGGCTGAATTTGGAAAAGTTACGAATGAAATAAAAAATGTACTGCAAAATAGATTTGAAGAAGTAAATACTGACTTAAAGGAAATTGCAAAACAGCAAAGACTGAAAAACGAAACTATAGATGTGACTTTGCCAGGGAGAAAGGCTAACGTGGGTTCGCTTCATCCGCTTACAAAGACAGTTATGGAAATAAAGGACATTGTTTCCACAATGGGATTTGACATTGTGGACGGACCAGAAGTGGAATATGTAAAATACAATTTTGACGCATTAAACATTCCAAAAACACATCCTTCACGTGAAATTTCAGATACATTTTACATCGAAGAAGAAAATGTTGTGCTAAGAACACAGACTTCTGGTATGCAAATTAGATATATGGAAGACAGAAAACCACCATTTAGAATGATTTCGATTGGGAAAGTTTACCGTCCAGATTACGATGTGTCACATACGCCAATGTTTCATCAGATGGAAGGGCTTATGGTTGGAGAAGACGTTTCTTTTGCTAATTTTAAAGCGATTTTGGAAAATATCGTGAAAAAAATATTTGGAGAAGACAGAAAAGTAAGGTTCCGTCCGCACTTTTTTCCATTTACAGAGCCATCAGCTGAAATGGATGTAGAATGTGGAGTTTGTAAAGGAGCTGGATGTAGAGTTTGTAAAGGGACTGGGTGGCTTGAAATTTTAGGAAGCGGAATGGTAAATCCGAAAGTTCTGGAAGGTGTTGGAATTGATCCGAAAAAATATCAAGGTTTTGCATTTGGGCTAGGGCTTGAGAGAATTACAATGCTTAAATATGGAATTGATGATTTGAGGGCATTTTTTGAAAATGATGAGAGATTTTTGAATCAATTTTAG
- a CDS encoding YfcE family phosphodiesterase produces the protein MKVLICSDSHGRLDYFQQVMDLEKPEIVIFAGDHSTDAIDMSLVYRDILFAIVKGNTDMDDYESRETKIFDLMGKKVLLTHGHLFNVKTTLEDLEKKVHLEKAEICVFGHTHREFMVEKNGVIFVNPGALQDKKYMIYYGGKKFEQKILK, from the coding sequence ATGAAGGTATTGATTTGTTCTGACAGCCACGGAAGGCTTGATTATTTTCAGCAAGTAATGGATCTGGAGAAGCCAGAAATTGTAATTTTTGCAGGAGATCATAGTACAGACGCAATTGATATGTCGTTAGTCTATAGAGATATACTTTTTGCTATCGTAAAAGGAAATACTGATATGGATGACTATGAATCTAGAGAAACTAAAATATTTGATTTAATGGGGAAAAAGGTATTATTAACACACGGACATCTATTTAATGTAAAAACTACGCTTGAAGATCTGGAAAAGAAGGTACATCTAGAAAAAGCTGAAATTTGTGTTTTTGGACACACACACAGAGAATTTATGGTAGAAAAAAATGGAGTAATATTTGTAAATCCAGGAGCATTGCAGGATAAAAAATATATGATTTATTATGGTGGTAAAAAGTTTGAACAAAAAATATTAAAATAA